The stretch of DNA TGGTTTCCATCCACATGGAACCCAGCAACCGCGCGGTGATATGATCGATCCGAATGGAAACCCGATCTGATCGTATCCATCATGCGGCTCCATTTACTCAACGTGCAAGGTTCAATACGTTTCTTGTAGGGACGATCGATCGGATCGTTCAGCCGTGACTGTCATGGTGCCGATCTCGCTTTGTAGAAACGAGAATAGCGAAAATGCCATTGTCATTCGATCATTCTGCCCACCATTGTGCTGAGGTGCCCTATCTCCCCAGGAAGTACGCTCTTTTGGCAATAGATCCAGCCATCTCCTTGGCTGGTCAGCTCGAAGCCTAGGTTTCGTGCCTCAAGGGCTATGTCCAGACCGCGATAGCACTTCTGGAGGTCTATCGGATGGCCGTCTTTCAGTACGCAGACCAACAGCTCAAGGACCAACATCGTTGCCTCATCCGAACAGCACGCGCAAACTCCCAGACGGCCGTTCTCTCCGCTTCGCAGGTTAAGGTAGGTTTCGCCGTCCTCTGAGATTCTGGCCTTGGCCATGATCGATTCCAGGTCCATATCGGCCCATTCCATGGTGGATCAATCCTCTCTCGGGGTCATGTCTCTCATTGTACGTTTCAGGATGGCGATCAGCAATGCAGAGCCACCCCTCTTGCCCAGCCCGATCTTTGCAGGGAAGTAGTAATCCGTTTTGTCCCTGTAATACTCATAATCGGCTGGCAGGTGTTCGCGTGTTGATTCGGATACCGATTTGAAGAACCGGAAGCCCATGTATGAACCAAGCGAGACCCTGGGTTCCTTCCGCTGTAGTTCATCATAGAAGCGGTCTGCTGCCTTCTCTATCCTTTGCTGGTTCTTCCGGATTGCCCGGTCGTTCATTGGCCAGGGAAGCTTCATGGCCTGCAGCTCGGAGACGATCTCCAGTCCTCCGATCGCCATGCTCAGCGACTTCGTGGTCCTTTTAAGGCCAGAACCTCCGTTGGCTACCAGCATGACCTTCTTTTCGAAGTATTTGGGGCGATGGTGTGTGTAAGCGAACCGGTCAATGAAGTTCTTCATCAACCAGGAAACATCCTGGACGTACCCGGGCGAGACCAGTATGATGCCATCTGCATCTTCCATGCGCCTTTCGATGGCCAACCGGTCCTCTCTCATCGGGCACCGGTCCTCTCCCTTGGAAATGCATTGGAAGCATCCCCGGCACAGCCCCAGGTTCACATCCTTCAGCATCAGGTAGTCGAACTCCACCCTACCGCGAGCGTTCATATGTCCTTCGATGGCCTTGGTCACCTCGAACCCGTTTCCATTGCCCTTCGGGCTGCCCATTATTGCCAGTACCTTCATGTACATCCTCACTCCACGAACGTTGTCTTGACGGCCGAGCTCGGCATGACCTCCGAGACGAACAGAGCGATCAATGCCAGATCGATCCCTATGGCGGCCATCCAATAGATGTTGAAGAATCCAAATAGCAGGCACAGGGAAAAGAGTGACGATGACACGATCATTCTGTTCCTCATTACTGCCCACCTCCGGGTCAGAACGCTGATTCCCGAAAGCATGAAACCAACCGCCGCCAGTCCCACCACGGTGATCCCGATGCCGATGACGATGTCGG from Methanomassiliicoccales archaeon encodes:
- a CDS encoding flavodoxin family protein → MYMKVLAIMGSPKGNGNGFEVTKAIEGHMNARGRVEFDYLMLKDVNLGLCRGCFQCISKGEDRCPMREDRLAIERRMEDADGIILVSPGYVQDVSWLMKNFIDRFAYTHHRPKYFEKKVMLVANGGSGLKRTTKSLSMAIGGLEIVSELQAMKLPWPMNDRAIRKNQQRIEKAADRFYDELQRKEPRVSLGSYMGFRFFKSVSESTREHLPADYEYYRDKTDYYFPAKIGLGKRGGSALLIAILKRTMRDMTPRED